The sequence ACCGACGCCGGCTCCGAACGCGGCAATCGTGGTGCGCAGCATGTTGACCCAGGGATCGCGCTGGCTCTGCATGGACAGGTCGGTGACGCCATGGGTGATCGCGGCCCCGGCCTCGGGCGCTCCGACGACCTCGGCCACCCGCGCCCAGATCTTGCGCAACGCACGGAACTTGGCGATGGTCGCGAACTGGTCATCGCCGGCGGAGACGGCAAAGGTGATCTGACGCAGCGCATCCGCGGCCGACAGGCCTGCATCGGTGAGGTCACGCAGATGCGTGACCGCCGCGGCGATCTGCAGCGCGAGCTCGAGTCCGTTGTCGGCTCCCGCGGTGGCGAAGTCCGTGCCGTCGACCCGGAATGTCCGGACGCCGGCGGGCACGTCCGTGGCCAGAGAGGTCGCCTCCGCGCCGTCCACCGTCGCGCGACCCGAGAAGGCCGCGGTCAGCGGGGACAGACCGAGTGAGGTGACGGTCGAGGTCGTCGGCGCGACGGACTCTGGCGCCGCGCCCGCCTGCCGGGACACCGACAGAAGTGCGCGTGCGGCCGCGATGCCGTCGGCTCCGGCGTCGAGGGTGACCGGGATCAAGTCGAGGTACACGCCGTCGAGGACAGCGGCGAGGTCGTCGGGCGAGATGCCCGAGCCGACGGTCAACCACAATCCACTGGCTCCCTTGGACAGGGCATCGAGTGCGGCCAGGTTGAGCTCTGCGGCCGGCGTCGCGTCGTCGCCGAACCGTTCGGTCACCCGCCAGCCCATGGTGACGTCGCGATCGGGATCGGCACCCCGGACGTACGGGAACCCTCCGGGCAGACCGGATTCGGCGTTCTCGTCCCTGCGTGTGTAGAGGGGACGGATACGGAGACCGTCGAGGGTTGTGGTGGACAGGAGTTCTTCGGCCGAGGCAGGCAATTCCTCGACAGTGGACCGCCGGGATTTCGCCAGGACGGCGGCAGCGGCTTCCGACCAGGCCTGATAGGCCTCGTCGAGCGATCGGTCGGACCGATCGAATTCCGACGCAGTGGTCTGCGGCATGGGGCGTGACACCTCCGTGTTGCTCGGGTCGAGCGCGTACCCGACTTTAGCCGAACGCTCGCTCGGCTCTCACATCGAGGGCCGATCGTGACGCATCCCACGGGCCCCGTCCGCGTAGTATTGCGCGGTGCCCATCGAGTCCCCAGCGGTCCCCGACATCCCATCGGGATCCCCGACCGCCGAGACTCGGAGGACAGGCACTTTCGGTCCGCTCCGCCGCGGTGTCGACGCCCGGGTGATCCGTCGGGCGCTGCTCCTGACCACGGTCGTCGCCGTGGTCCTGGTCGGCTCCTACCTGATCCCGATGCCGTCGGTGGCGAGTGTGCGGACCTGGGGCGAGAATCTGGGGCCGGCGTTCGCCTGGGTGTTCTTCGCCGTCTACGCGGTGGTGGCCGTCGCACCGTTCCCACGTTCGACCTTCACCGTGATGTCGGGGATCTTCTTCGGTCCGGTCGTCGGGTTCACGGGCGCGATGATCGCCTCGACGATAGCCGCGATCGTCGCTTTCTGGTTCGTTCGCACGGTCGGTAGAGAACGTGTACGGCCCTACCTGAAGAAGCCGGTGGTCCGCGCGGTCGAGTACCGCCTGAGCCGACGCGGCTGGCTCGCGGTCGGTTCGCTGCGACTCATCGCGGCGTGCCCGTTCTCGGTGGCGAACTACTGTTCGGCACTCTCCTCGGTGCGGTTTGTCCCGTACCTCGTGGCGACTGTGATCGGCATGGCTCCCGGGACTGCGGCGGTCGTCTTCCTCGGTGATGCCTTGACCGGACAGCGTGATCCACTGCTGCTGGTGCTCAGTGGATGCTTCTTCGCCGTGGGCATCATCGGCCTGATCCTCGACGCCCGGATGCCGATCGGTCGATCCCGGGGAGTCGAGACAAGCGACAATCCTTGATCCGGCCAGATCAAGGTGACAGTCGAGAATGAGTCAAGCCAAAAGGCTTGATTCCACCCAATCAAGCATATAACCTTGATTGGGTGGAGGTGGCAAATGTATGTGCTCACAGTCGACCAACGGGGCAGCCGACGCGACATCGATCGAGTCGACGCCCTCCTCGACATGGTGTCCCACGCCGATCTCGTCCGACCGTTCGAGCGCACCGCCGGAGATGAGGTACAGGCCGTGGCCGACGACGCCGCCGTCGTCGCGAAGCTCGGGGTGACCTTGGCCGCCGACGGCCATTGGAGCGTCGGGATCGGCGTCGGACCGGTGAGACTGCCTCTCCCCGCGTCCACACGTGCAGGACGCGGGCCGGCCTTCGAATATGCGCGGGAGGCCGTGGAATCCGCCAAGTCACAGCGCATCCCCCTGTCCGTTCAGGGTCCGGATGACATCTGGGCCGGACATGCCCAGACCGCCGCGCGCCTCTTGGCGGACGTCGTCGCCGGACGCAGCGACGCAGGCGCCGAAGCCGTCCGCCTCATGGACACCGGCGTGACCCAGGTCGACGGGGCGGCCCGCCTCGGCATCAGCCCCCAGGCCATGTCACAGCGTCTGCGGAGCGCTCGGTGGGACATCGAGGAGGACGCCTACCACTTGCTGGCCGAACTCTTGAGAAGGGCTGACATGTCCGACCACCCGGAGGGAATCACGTGACCGCTGTCGCCGTCGCCGTGTTCGTCGCGGCCGCCCTGATCCCGATCCTGCCCACAGTCCTCCGGGCCTACGACGTGGGTGGCGTGACCCGCAGACACCGGGCGGCGACGCTACTCGACGGCGTCACCGCCGGGACGATGATCGTCCTCGCCGGAACGACCGCGATCATCGCGACGACGACCGGCCCGGCACGCGGCGCCGGATCGGTGGTGGCCACGTGCGCCGCGATGGCCGCCGCCGTCGGTGGTGGCGGCTTCGTGGTACGCCTCGTCCTGCGGGCCGGCGGGGTCAGCCCACATCACCCGTCTCGGGAGAAGACCGACACCTCACGGCAACCCGACGACGACGCAGCCCAATCCGGACCGCTGCGAGGGGGACGGGTCATCGGGTACCTGGAACGAGCGACGGTCGCGGCAACGCTCCTCGCCGGATGGCCGGAGGGCCTCGCGGTGATCCTCGCCGTCAAGAGCCTTGCGCGCTTTCCCGAACTCCGTGCCCCGCACGCCAGCGAACAGTTCATCATGGGGACGTTCGCCTCGGTGTTGTGGGCGGCATCGATGTCCGGGGTCTGCTATTTGGTCATCCACTGACGCCGCAACGCATTCCGTGGGCGCGGTTGGTCTATTCCGGATCGGAAGGTGATCGCGTCGGCTGCAGGGCTTCTCCGCCCTGCCTCTCCGTCGGGACCTCGTAGGAGAGTTCGCGGGCGACCCGCGACGTGACCTCGGGGGCAACCGGCTTGCGGGCGACCGCCTCGGCTTCGGCGACCGCCTGCGCGACCTTCGGATCCGACGCCAACGAGAACCAATCCTCCGTCTCGGACTCGTCGAACGTGCTTGGTTCGTCGTTGCTCGGCGGTTCGTAACGGAACACCCCGTCGTCGCCCTGCACGCCGAAGGACTTCGCGAAACCCTGCAGCGCCGAACCGAAGTCGGACGGGATGACCCAGACCTTGCTCCCCTCCCCCTTCGCCATCTCGGGGAGCTGCTGCAGATATTGGTACGCCAGCAGTTCCGGCGTGGGCTTGCTCGCCTTGATCGCCGCGAACGTCTTCTCGATGGCCTTCGCCTCACCCTGAGCGTTCAGATACGCCGCGGCGCGATCGCCCTGAGCACGCAGGATCCGCGATTGGCGCTCGGCCTCGGCGCCCAGGATCGCGGCCTGTTTGGCGCCCTCGGCCGCGAGGATCTGACTCTGCTTGTTGCCTTCCGCGGTCTTGATGGCCGACTCCCGCTGACCCTCGGCGGCCAGGATCGTCGCCCGCTTCTCCCGATCTGCCTTCATCTGCTTCTCCATCGATTCCTGAATCGACGGAGGCGGCATGATGCTCTTCAGCTCGACGCGCGCCACCCGGAGACCCCAACGTCCGGTGGCCTCGTCGAGGACGCCGCGCAGCTGGCCGTTGATGGAGTCGCGTGAGGTGAGCGTCTCCTCGAGGGTCATTCCGCCGACCACGTTGCGCAGGGTGGTGATGGTCAGCTGTTCGACGCCGGCGATGTAGTCGTCGATCTCGTAGACAGCGGACCTCGGGTTGGTCACCTGGAAGTAGACGACCGTGTCGATCGACAGGGTCAAGTTGTCCTCGGTGATGACCGGCTGCGGTGGGAACGAGACGACCCGCTCACGGATGTCCACACGGGCGCGGATCCGGTCGATGAAGGGCAGCAACAACGTCAGCTGGCCCGACACCGTCCGCGTGTAACGCCCGAGCCGCTCGATGACGGCGGCCTCCGCCTGCGGGATGAGCGCCACAGACTTCACCAGCACCACCACGACCAGCAGGACCACCAGGGCCAGCACGATCAATCCGGCATACTCCATGACACGTCATCCCTTCCATACGACTGCGGTGGCACCGTCGATCTGCACCACGGTCACTTCTATCCCGGGTTCGATCACCTCGCCCGCCTCGAGCGCACGCGCCGACCACACCTCACCGCCGATCTTCACGCGACCGTCGTGCTCGTCCACGCGCTCGGTGACCAGAGCGTGACGGCCTTCGAGTGCCTCGGTGTTGGTGAGCACCGGCGGTCGGCTGAGCATGTGGCGCCGTGCGACGGGGCGTGCCACCGCGAGCAACAGCACCGAGACGACCGCAAAGGTCACGGCATCGACCCAGAGAGGCGGATCGAACACCAGGTCGACGCCCGCCGCTGCCAGCGCTCCACCACCCAGCATCAACAACACCAGGTCGCCGACGAACATCTCGGCGATCACCAGGAGAATCGCGGCAACCAACCACAACAACGCGGTCATGACACCAGTGTGCCAGAGATCACGCTACGGGCCGCCGGACGAGTCGGTGTGCCTGCCGCGTCTCAGACGTCGTCGCCGGCGGCCGTGACGAAGTCGATCAGTTGTTCCACCGAGCGCAGCAGATCCACTTCCAGGTCACGGAAGTCACGGGCCCCGGCAAGGACTCTCCGCCAGCCATCCTGTGGTGTACCCCACCGCAATTCGCGACAGACACCGGTCTTCCAGTCGGTTCCGCGGGGAATCTGCGGCCATGCGGCGATCCCTACGGAGGCGGGCTTCACCGCCTCCCACACATCGATGTAGGGATGCCCGCAGACGAGGACGTGCTCTCCCACCGATCCGGTCAGCCGCATCTCCTTGGACCCGGCAACCAGGTGGTCGACGAGGACACCGGCGCGCCGATGCGCTCCGGGCTCGAATGCATCGAGGGTCGCGGCCAGGTTGTCGAGCCCGTCCAGACTCTCGACCACCACGCCCTCGGCCCGCAGGTCGGCGCCCCAGACACGTTCGACGAGGGTCGCGTCGTGGACCCCTTCGACAAAGATCCGACTCGCCCGCGCGGTACGGGCGCGCCTTGTCGGGGCGACACGGGACCCGGACGCGGTCGTGGTGCGCGCCTGCGGGCCCCGGGTGCGCGGACGAACCAGGGTCACCGGCTTCCCGTCGATCAGGAACGCAGCGGGATGCATCAGGAAGACCCGGGTGGCGCCCCGACGGTCCTCCAACCGGACCAGGTCGCCCGAGTAGCTCTTCTCCAGTCCCACGACCGCCCCGCAGAATCCGGTCGCCGCGTCCTCGACGACGAGGTCCCGCTCGGCGGCCACCTCCGGAGCACGTGGCTTGGCCTTCCGCGGGCTCGCCAACACATCTCGTCCATAACGGTCATCGGTCACGGAGAGCCACGGTAAGACGTCGACCGCTCGAACCACGCCGAGCCACGCCGGGTTTCCCGGAATCCGACCGCTCGCCTATCGTAGAAAACCTATGACCAGCACCGACCTCTTCGTCTCCGGCCCACCCGCATGGCCGGGCTGCGCGCTGGGCGCATGGGCCGCGGCCTGGCTCGGCGGCCGGTGCGCACCCGACGACGTGACCGACACCATGTCCGAGTTCGCCGCGGGTCACATCGTCGTCGACCCCGAGGGAATCGTGGACGTCGCGGACGGTAGAGACGCGCGTCTGGCCTTGCTCACGATCCTCCGCAGGGCGCGGCAGATCGAGGCCCGCCTGCCGACATCGGGTGCCCCGCAAGGCCTTCCACCCGAACCCGCCACCGCCGCAGCACTCGACGCCGGCGAGATCCTGTTGATCCACGGCGATGCCGCGACGGCCCCGACGATCGGGCTGATCCCGACGCTGGACGGAGAGACGTGCCGTTGGACGGTCCATCGCTTTCGTGATGCGCTTCCGGCTCTCCAGCCCGAGCCCCTCGGCCAGGTGGAGTACGACCTGCGTGAGGCGATCAGGGAGACCGCGACGATCATCAGCGGCCTCGGCAGCGGCGGTTCTCGGCACGGCGGCACCGAGTTGCGTGCCACGCTCGCCGTTCTCACAGGGCGCCACCAGGTGATCCTTCCGCCGCACGACGACCCCCGCGCCACCCGGGTCATCGATTCCGCCGCCCGTGTGGAGGCGATCATCACGCTGGCGGGTGCGCACGCCCCG is a genomic window of Gordonia sp. SID5947 containing:
- a CDS encoding methylmalonyl-CoA mutase family protein encodes the protein MPQTTASEFDRSDRSLDEAYQAWSEAAAAVLAKSRRSTVEELPASAEELLSTTTLDGLRIRPLYTRRDENAESGLPGGFPYVRGADPDRDVTMGWRVTERFGDDATPAAELNLAALDALSKGASGLWLTVGSGISPDDLAAVLDGVYLDLIPVTLDAGADGIAAARALLSVSRQAGAAPESVAPTTSTVTSLGLSPLTAAFSGRATVDGAEATSLATDVPAGVRTFRVDGTDFATAGADNGLELALQIAAAVTHLRDLTDAGLSAADALRQITFAVSAGDDQFATIAKFRALRKIWARVAEVVGAPEAGAAITHGVTDLSMQSQRDPWVNMLRTTIAAFGAGVGGADQVTVLGFDAAIPTGNRTSSASFSRRIARNTQLLLLEESNIGRVLDPAGGSWFVESLTDDLAANAWTVFGQIESAGGYRAALDSGWITDRVGTSLANRDDAVAHRRTAVTGVNEFPNLDEKPLGAGVADVTDVPLGAPRLARVGRAFEELRDRSDAVLAETGRRPTVLLLPLGSVAEHNGRTTFVANLLAAGGISVVNPGPLTSEGIAGAVADANAGIAVLCGSKQRYADEGAAALQAARATGLRAVLLAGPEKEWPEGDDRPDGSLRVGIDAVATLRDLLDQLTHEPAGATS
- a CDS encoding TVP38/TMEM64 family protein; its protein translation is MPSGSPTAETRRTGTFGPLRRGVDARVIRRALLLTTVVAVVLVGSYLIPMPSVASVRTWGENLGPAFAWVFFAVYAVVAVAPFPRSTFTVMSGIFFGPVVGFTGAMIASTIAAIVAFWFVRTVGRERVRPYLKKPVVRAVEYRLSRRGWLAVGSLRLIAACPFSVANYCSALSSVRFVPYLVATVIGMAPGTAAVVFLGDALTGQRDPLLLVLSGCFFAVGIIGLILDARMPIGRSRGVETSDNP
- a CDS encoding SPFH domain-containing protein encodes the protein MEYAGLIVLALVVLLVVVVLVKSVALIPQAEAAVIERLGRYTRTVSGQLTLLLPFIDRIRARVDIRERVVSFPPQPVITEDNLTLSIDTVVYFQVTNPRSAVYEIDDYIAGVEQLTITTLRNVVGGMTLEETLTSRDSINGQLRGVLDEATGRWGLRVARVELKSIMPPPSIQESMEKQMKADREKRATILAAEGQRESAIKTAEGNKQSQILAAEGAKQAAILGAEAERQSRILRAQGDRAAAYLNAQGEAKAIEKTFAAIKASKPTPELLAYQYLQQLPEMAKGEGSKVWVIPSDFGSALQGFAKSFGVQGDDGVFRYEPPSNDEPSTFDESETEDWFSLASDPKVAQAVAEAEAVARKPVAPEVTSRVARELSYEVPTERQGGEALQPTRSPSDPE
- a CDS encoding NfeD family protein, producing MTALLWLVAAILLVIAEMFVGDLVLLMLGGGALAAAGVDLVFDPPLWVDAVTFAVVSVLLLAVARPVARRHMLSRPPVLTNTEALEGRHALVTERVDEHDGRVKIGGEVWSARALEAGEVIEPGIEVTVVQIDGATAVVWKG
- a CDS encoding DUF3097 domain-containing protein translates to MTDDRYGRDVLASPRKAKPRAPEVAAERDLVVEDAATGFCGAVVGLEKSYSGDLVRLEDRRGATRVFLMHPAAFLIDGKPVTLVRPRTRGPQARTTTASGSRVAPTRRARTARASRIFVEGVHDATLVERVWGADLRAEGVVVESLDGLDNLAATLDAFEPGAHRRAGVLVDHLVAGSKEMRLTGSVGEHVLVCGHPYIDVWEAVKPASVGIAAWPQIPRGTDWKTGVCRELRWGTPQDGWRRVLAGARDFRDLEVDLLRSVEQLIDFVTAAGDDV